A single genomic interval of Deltaproteobacteria bacterium harbors:
- a CDS encoding Crp/Fnr family transcriptional regulator, giving the protein MADDSLFSRFGREFPVGTVLFHEGEVGKEMYVIQSGRITVSKKVRDVEKVLGTLGQGEFVGEMAIISNKPRSATAVVADAAKLLVIDSKTFEAMVRANAEIAVRMIKKLTERLQEADRQIENLLLADPTSRVVHYLMHQGAARGAEGGAGLHLEFNVKDLPTVLGLREEQIRDTLIKLEKGKLATLDSDGVNIPSLQKLKEYLDFLEMKAKFSE; this is encoded by the coding sequence ATGGCCGATGATTCCCTCTTCAGTCGCTTCGGCCGCGAGTTCCCTGTCGGAACCGTGCTCTTTCACGAGGGCGAGGTCGGCAAGGAGATGTACGTCATCCAGAGCGGGCGCATCACCGTCAGCAAGAAGGTCCGCGACGTGGAGAAGGTGCTGGGCACGCTCGGCCAGGGCGAGTTCGTGGGCGAGATGGCCATCATCTCCAACAAGCCCCGCTCGGCCACGGCCGTCGTCGCCGACGCCGCCAAGCTCCTGGTGATCGACTCCAAGACCTTCGAGGCCATGGTGCGCGCCAACGCGGAGATCGCGGTGCGCATGATCAAGAAGCTCACCGAGCGCCTTCAGGAAGCCGACCGGCAAATTGAAAATCTGCTCCTGGCAGACCCGACTTCACGCGTGGTGCACTACCTGATGCACCAGGGCGCCGCGCGCGGTGCCGAGGGCGGGGCGGGCCTCCACCTCGAGTTCAACGTGAAGGACCTGCCCACCGTGCTCGGCCTGCGCGAGGAGCAGATCCGCGACACGCTCATCAAGCTGGAGAAGGGCAAGCTGGCGACGCTCGACTCGGACGGGGTGAACATTCCGAGCCTGCAGAAGCTGAAGGAGTATCTGGATTTCTTGGAGATGAAGGCGAAGTTCAGCGAGTAG